The nucleotide window GCTCTGGCGCTCGCAGATATTGCGCAAGCAGCTATCAAAAACAGAGCAGATCGATTGGGGGTACGCATGAAAAGTCTCCGAAAAATCGTTTTTAAACAATCGGTTGGTGCACGGTGACCAGCTTGGTGCCGTCGGGGAAGGTGGCTTCGACCTGGATGTCCGGGATCATCTCGGCGATGCCGTCCATCACGTCGGCGCGGGTCAGTACCGCGCGGCCTTCGCTCATGAGCTGGGCGACCGTTTTGCCGTCACGCGCGCCTTCCATCACAGCAGCGCTGATCAGGGCGATGGCTTCGGGGTAGTTGAGCTTGAGCCCACGCGCCTTGCGGCGTTCGGCCAGCAGGCCGGCGGTGAAGATCAGCAGCTTGTCTTTTTCACGCGGTGTTAGTTCCATAAGTATTCAGCGCGTGCGGTTGCCCGATCACGCGGAGTCAGTTCCATTTTTTCGTTTCACTCAAACATTTAGCGCGTGCGGCCGCAAAGGCCGGCCGAACACGGGGTGTTAGTTCCATAAATCAATACTAAGCAAGCCCCGTGCCCTGTGGAATACGCCACTCGCCGTA belongs to Rhodoferax saidenbachensis and includes:
- the ureA gene encoding urease subunit gamma, whose translation is MELTPREKDKLLIFTAGLLAERRKARGLKLNYPEAIALISAAVMEGARDGKTVAQLMSEGRAVLTRADVMDGIAEMIPDIQVEATFPDGTKLVTVHQPIV